A genomic window from Lotus japonicus ecotype B-129 chromosome 1, LjGifu_v1.2 includes:
- the LOC130733614 gene encoding 26S proteasome non-ATPase regulatory subunit 7 homolog A produces the protein MDVIKTQQISSRAIEKVVVHPLVLLSIVDNYNRVAKDTRKRVVGVLLGSSFKGTVDVTNSYAVPFEEDDKDPSIWFLDHNYHESMFSMFKRINAKEHVVGWYSTGPKLRENDLDVHGLFNDYVPNPVLVIIDVEPKELGIPTKAYYTVEEVKENATQKSQKVFVHVQSEIAAHEVEEIGVEHLLRDVKDTTISTLATEVSAKLTALKGLDARLKEIRSYLDLVIDGKLPLNHEILYHLQDVFNLLPNLNVSDLIKAFAVKTNDMMLVIYLSSLIRSVIALHNLINNKMLNKEHERAEDSKSVPVPSAAAS, from the exons ATGGATGTGATAAAGACGCAGCAGATTTCATCGAGAGCGATAGAGAAGGTGGTGGTGCACCCTCTCGTGTTGCTCAGCATCGTCGATAACTACAACCGAGTCGCCAAGGACACGCGCAAGCGCGTCGTCGGCGTTTTGCTTGGTTCGTCGTTCAAAGGCACCGTTGATGTCACCAACAGTTACGCCG TGCCGTTTGAAGAAGATGACAAGGACCCTAGCATCTGGTTTCTTGACCACAATTACCATGAATCAATGTTCTCCATGTTTAAGAGAATCAATG CGAAGGAGCATGTTGTGGGTTGGTATAGCACTGGTCCCAAACTGCGAGAAAATGACCTCGACGTTCATGGTTTATTCAATGA TTATGTTCCAAATCCTGTTCTGGTTATAATTGATGTGGAACCTAAAGAGTTGGGAATTCCTACGAAAGCTTACTATACTGTTGAAGAGGTCAAAGAG AATGCTACTCAGAAAAGCCAAAAGGTCTTTGTGCATGTACAATCAGAAATTGCTGCTCATGAAGTTGAGGAAATAG GAGTTGAACACTTGCTTAGAGATGTGAAGGATACAACCATTAGCACCCTCGCAACAGAG gtTAGTGCAAAACTCACAGCCTTAAAGGGTTTGGATGCAAGGCTTAAAGAGATAAGAAGTTACCTTGACCTTGTCATTGATGGAAAGCTTCCCTTAAACCATGAGATCCTGTATCATCTGCAG gaTGTATTTAACCTGTTGCCGAATCTTAATGTCTCTGACCTGATCAAGGCTTTCGCAG TGAAAACAAATGATATGATGCTAGTAATATACCTATCGTCTCTCATTAGAAGTGTGATTGCACTCCACAACTTGATTAACAACAAG